In Candidatus Mycalebacterium zealandia, one DNA window encodes the following:
- the proC gene encoding pyrroline-5-carboxylate reductase, translating to MAGIAFIGAGKMAEALIGGITGAGVFVPEDVVISDIDPARVKLVSEKYGVRVAADNVSAASDSECVIFAVKPQDMESALTDARAAQCPPGALFVSIAAGATISSIKAVLGGGGKVFRAMPNLPAVRGEGASVVCGEGEDADFETVEKIFSSVGMVEFVPEEMIDAFTALSGSGPGFVAVFTESLMSGAEKLGISPDVAEKFAVQTLFGAAKIMREGMSPKDLREMVSSPAGTTVAGLEEFEKSDFSSVVENALAAARKRSKELARNGGAKGGKK from the coding sequence ATGGCGGGCATCGCTTTCATCGGAGCCGGTAAAATGGCTGAAGCGCTTATTGGCGGAATCACCGGGGCAGGCGTTTTCGTGCCTGAAGATGTGGTCATAAGCGATATTGACCCGGCGCGCGTCAAACTGGTAAGCGAAAAATACGGAGTTCGCGTGGCGGCGGACAATGTTTCCGCCGCCTCAGACTCCGAATGCGTTATTTTTGCCGTAAAGCCGCAGGATATGGAATCGGCTCTCACTGACGCGCGCGCGGCGCAATGCCCTCCCGGCGCACTTTTTGTATCAATTGCCGCCGGCGCGACTATCTCTTCCATAAAAGCCGTTCTGGGCGGTGGTGGCAAGGTTTTCCGGGCTATGCCGAACCTTCCGGCCGTGAGAGGCGAGGGCGCTTCGGTTGTTTGCGGCGAGGGCGAAGATGCGGATTTTGAGACGGTTGAGAAGATTTTCAGTTCGGTAGGTATGGTTGAGTTTGTGCCCGAAGAGATGATTGACGCTTTTACGGCGCTGTCGGGAAGCGGTCCGGGTTTTGTTGCTGTGTTTACGGAGTCCCTCATGTCGGGCGCGGAAAAACTCGGCATATCTCCCGACGTTGCTGAAAAATTCGCGGTTCAAACACTTTTCGGCGCGGCAAAGATTATGCGCGAAGGAATGTCTCCGAAGGATTTACGGGAGATGGTTTCGTCTCCGGCGGGGACAACCGTTGCGGGTCTTGAGGAGTTTGAAAAATCGGACTTTTCGTCCGTTGTTGAAAACGCTCTTGCCGCGGCGCGGAAACGCTCAAAGGAACTTGCCCGCAACGGCGGCGCCAAAGGGGGAAAGAAATAA
- a CDS encoding YggT family protein has translation MMLAQNTVIAIAEVVSLILTVYTWLIVARAVISWVDPNPYNPIVGFLYSVTEPVLERVRRVIPFIGGMDFSPIIVLLLLFFLRRVIAQTLYGIAQGL, from the coding sequence ATAATGCTTGCTCAAAACACAGTTATCGCAATCGCTGAGGTGGTCAGTCTGATTCTGACCGTCTATACATGGCTTATCGTGGCCCGGGCGGTGATTTCGTGGGTTGATCCCAACCCCTATAATCCCATAGTCGGTTTTCTGTATTCTGTGACCGAGCCCGTTTTGGAGCGCGTCCGGCGCGTGATTCCGTTCATCGGTGGAATGGATTTCTCACCCATTATAGTATTGCTTCTGCTGTTTTTCCTTCGGCGCGTCATCGCGCAAACCCTTTACGGAATTGCTCAAGGGTTATAG